The sequence ggaacacaggagtgatgggagtgataaagggccattggagcacaggagtgatgggagtgataaagggccattggagcacaggagtgatgggagtgataaagggcctctgtacgcctatgaagagattccattaaaaagctgccgttttcagctacaatagtcatttacaacattaaccccttctgcgctggatttctgacccatttctagttattttaatagacaaaattggccttttctttcaaaaacaaggaaattaccccaaacttttgaatggtgaTGTATGAGATCCATACTGACCGGATTTGACTCTTACTAGACTATTTTCCAGTGGGCAAGGACGACAATatttgttgatatatatattttgtctttttacaGATGTATAATGGGTTTTATCTGACATGAGGCGGTGTTGTTATGATGCGCGATGGTTCTACTCACATCCATTGGGTTAACTGTTATGGTCATAGCGGAGTCCTCCCAGAATGGGTCCCTCTGGTTAGATGCCTCCAGTTCTGCCCCTTCGATTCCATCCCTTTGCCGCGCATTGTGTATCCGTGACAAACCCAAGGTGACGATCAGAGCCAGGAACCCAACGCAGACAACGATGATCACCATGGCAACCCCGGGAAACACTGCAAAGAAACACGCGTGTGAGACACTGCCTAGTTGGCCATGTTCAAATCACAGCAGCAGTTCTGCGCTTCGGCCATGCGCATACCTGAGCTGCGGTTGGGGTTGGTCAGCGTGTGGGACGATAACGCTACGGGCGCTTGGTGCACGTTGTGGACAAACTGCTGGGCAGACTGGAGGTGGCTGGGAGATACCGCGTGGATGCCATGTAACACGTCAAGCTGAAACACAAAGACCACACATCCTTACACAGTGCGAGGCTAAGCCCCTGGCTCTTACCTCGATATAACACGTtggtaaattataaattatgagATCCGTACacgctaccgttcaaaagttcgGGGTCActtggttttgaaagaaaattaaacttttggtgtattaaaataacatgaaatgaatcagaaatccagcgcagacgctgtaaatgactattgtagctggaaacggcagaTTTTTTATggaagccctttatcactcccatcactcccgtgttccaatggccctttatcactcccatcactcctgcgtcccaatggccctttatcactcccatcactcccttgttccaatggccctttatcactcccatcactcctgcgtcccaatggccctttatcactcccatcactcccttgttccaatggccctttatcactcccatcactcccgtgttccaatggccctttatcactcccatcactcccgtgttccaatggccctttatcactcccatcactcccgtgttccaatggccctttataactcccatcactcctgtgttccaatggccctttatcactcccatcactcctgcgtcccaatggcacattgtgtttactgatccaagtttaagtttaaaaggctcattgatggttaaaaaaactcttttgcaattatgttacagacagaaatttccttgttttccatgaaaagagctgagtgaccccaaacctttgaacggtagtgtatatatatatatatatatatatatatatatatatatatatatatatatatatatatatatacatacacacacacactattggGTGGCTACTGAAATGACCCGTGTATGCGCTGGTGTCTCTGGCTGGACACAAGGATCTACCATCACTGATCCAGATGTTAAAAAACGAATTCTGCGCGTGTGGATTTTATGTATCTATTCGCAGGCAGGCTCACCTCGGTGTACAGCTGGTTGCTTACGTATCTCCCGTTCATCTCGCTGCAGGAAACGTGAAATCTCCGCGCGTATAAAGCTGCCCTGTCTGCTGTCCTGTAAGCGATGCTCCGCAGAATGTCCTCGTACACGGCCACATTCTGGACGCCTGCGGGCGGCGGAAAGACACGGCTTGATATCTCCCTCCGGCCCAAGCATATTTTCTTACACAGCTCTTGGCGGTTTACATGGGaacaatgagcttctgctgtggaagTATTACCATTGAGCATCACCCAATACCTGTAATCTTAAAGCTCCGGGAGTTGTTCTCGGTCTCCAGTCCTCGCTGCCACGCCGAAGACACATCCAAAGATAGACTCTCATACTGGAGGTTTAGGTCTTCCCCGACTACGCCAACCTCACACCGCTCCAGCGAGCACTCGATCCCGTCAGGAGACTGCACATCTGGAACGCGAGGGCCGACAATCAGAGACGGGCGTGAAGGCGGCCGGGTTAAAGCGGTAACATAGAACAAGGTACCTACCGGCCCTCGGGGCTCTCTCGATCTTGCTGGGGGTCAGGGAGTGCGAAACCGAGCAGGTGATCCTTAAGTCAGGGAATACAGGGACCCCCAGAGACCCCTGGAAATCAGAGATAGGATGCGCAGAACGGGGGGATCCAGACAGTACAACTTGTGGAGCATCTGGCTGGAGAACTACAAGATAGCCCTCAAGATCTGGTACCGACAGACAGCCCTCGTCACTGAGACACCTGGCggtggagagaaaaaaagagagagctcGTCACTGAGAGGCCCTCAGAGAAAAAGAGACTTCCTTCATCACTGAGAAAGACCAAGAAAGGCAGCTGTCATCACCGAGACACCCTGAGGAAGGGAGCCTTCACCCTGGAGACCCTTTAAGGCAGAAGCGGCCACCAGCGGACACCCAGCGGACATATGGCTTGTGGTCATTTGGTCCGATGGACTCACCTGACAGTCGTGTGTAATTTAAGAGGTCGCACCCCTGGTGTTGGAAACTGCAGTGAGTTGAGATATTCCACATGCTGGAGAGCGCGGCTAAAGGTCAGGGGGTCATCGCCTTCCAGGGTCAGCTGCGACTGCGCGGGATTCACGTGAACCTGAAGAGACAGCCGAGCCGTGAGATGACCTCCGAAAAACGTGCCGCGGAGCTCTAATTCAGAGACAGCCCACATGCGTTACCTTCATTCCTCTCCCCAGGCTGTCAAAGTCTGTGTACTGCAGGCCTTCCTTACAGGAATACAGACACTCGATCACCTCCCGGGAATCCACAGGGCCCGGCCGCAGGGCCAGCCCGGACACGTAACCGCGCAGGAAGCGGCCATAAGCCGAGCCTGAGGGGAAGAGAGGCGATCAGACGATACGAGCCATGGAGGTGGACACGGAGACATGACACACGCCACAATATACAGCGGGTGAAACCGCTACCGCTGTATGTTACTAGTTAGGCAGATCGGGGGATGGGCACAATGATGAGTACCTGGTCCTTTCGACGTCTCATTTCCATTCACCTTCCCCGATGTCTTCTCATCTGTTAGAGAATGAAACACATTGAAATGCTAGGTCTCTATTACCCTTCTTACCCCCTGCTTATTCCGCCCCAGTAGCTCACACCCTATGTTCTCCTTTCTGACATCTCACCTGCCCAGCAGCCGCCTATCATCAGCTGGGCCTGGCGCCGCGGTGGGGTCAGGGCCCCGTTGTCATGGATGAGCGCAGGGTCATAGGTCACTCCGTCCACGTAGAGGGAGACTGTGGGAAACTCGAGGCTGAGCGCGTAATGATGCCATTCGACGTCACAAACCTGGAGGGCAAGGACAGTGACGGAGGATGAGATTTCTAACAAATCTAAcaaattgggggaaaaaaatgctaaaaaatgcatatttcagGGGTTATGAAACTGGGTGAGTAATGGGAAGGGTTAAACGAAGGGGGTTAACATGGAAGACGGTAACTTTACCTGTTCAAGCTTCCAGAGGAATTTGACAGGCCGAGCGCTGTCCAGCAGAGACCAGTACAGGAAAGAAATCCGGCAGCCGTGCACAGCCAGGGTGTAATGCGAGAAGCTTCCCTCTAGGGGGAGAAGGAGAGGGCATGATAGAGATGGCagggggtgaaaaaaaaaaagggtgaggggaggaggcagaataTTCAACCCCAATCTCAGCCTTCGTTTCCTTGCTTCATATGCACTAATTGTATAATACACCAGCtacccatatattttattagctcTGAGGCTCACCATTTTTCACTGTGTTACATAACAGCACCTCTTCTTCCTTGCCGgcttttcctcctcccccaccAGCATGTTTTAGCCAGAAGGAGATGGTCAGGTGGTCTGCAGCCCCGCCCCCTGCTGGTAGCCGCCCAGGAGGAACCTCCACAGCCTGAGATCCATTAAACCAGAAGACTAAGCTGCTGTCTTGCGTTTCCTGCACAGGGATCCCATGAGTCCAGTTGAACGCTGGGCTGGAAGGGGGCAGGAGATCGACATCCCCCGGCACGGCTCCTGCAATGACCAAAAACACAGTATTACTGGGCTACAAGGTTCGTACGCCATATTCCCTATATctgcataaacacatatatatacattcactaAAAATGTGTTCTAAGTATATACATTTAACAGTGGTGGCTTGCACTCTGATTCACACTCAGACACGCACCGCACAGTTTGCGCAGGGACTTTTCTGAGTAGTTGTCGCGGTCACAACCCTTGGCAATGTGGCTTGTTTGGATCTCGACTGTGGCCTGAACGCTCCAGACTGGCTCCTCGCAGGTCTCCAGGTGAATGCTTGGAAACAGCGCTAGACTTCCCGTCCCGGGCACATACTCTATACGTTTGTTCCAACCTAGAAGCGGGGGGCAACATGTTACGGAGAAGATCGGACGTGCCTTTATAGATACACGCTTAGAAGCTCATACTTTGGCAGCGGAAATGAGTCCATTTGGTCCTTTTATCTCTTTGacgtgaattattattattcaaatcgAAGGTCCGCTCCagtcctgtttttattttaaatgcatattgggagttttgcatggactccagcGCATTTTACTGCGTGTGAATTGGTGCCGCCATTCTTTCTCACGTAATTCCTCCCCCAGCTGTCTCTACCAAAAGCAGGGAGCATTCATGCGCACACTCCTTGCACGTGCTCAGTAGCACTCTTCATACTAATCAATGGGAGCTGAGTTCCCATTGAAATTAAGATGAAATGACAGCTTCTATGTATTTTAGATTTATTAGGTTTATTTGTTAGACTAAAGTAGTAAGAAGATGATGGAGCCCGGGTGCTGTAGGCTCCATGGAAgaagccgccccccccccacttgcCAGTTCATAGGCACTGGTTATACCCCTGGTGATCTTTCCCTGAGACCCCATGACACTCACTCATACTGAGCTGTTACCTTTCCAGCTGGGTTTGCACGTGGGCTTCACCTGGATCTCCACCTCAGCGTCTTCCACCGCGCGTTTCTTCCCACAGTCGTAAGCCGTGACCGTGAATCTGATCAACCTCTCGCCGCTGGCCTGTAAAGGCTGTGTGTTCTTAATGTACCCTGAGAAAATGGCGACATGGAGGAGAGAGGAGCAGGCATATAGAGGGACCGGGACAGATGAGGACAAAGAGGTAAAAGGAGGGAATACGCATAGGTTAGAAAAGGGGGCAAGAAGAGCGATGGAGTTGGTGCACAACATTTAGGTGGGGTAGATGAAGAAAGAATTGAAGAGAAAAAACACAGGACTCTAAATAAAAGAGGTATGACAATCATTTCGGGAGAAGAACCGAGAGATGGGGCGACATATTGAGTGTCATTGGACGGGGTTCAGGTAGAGGGATGGATGAAACACAGCAGGACTGAAAAGGTGGAGAAGGTCCAGGTAACGGGTGATGATGGAGGAGCAGGGAAATAGACAATGTGCCTGCAGAGGGACACATGAAACTCAACGGGTTGGAGCAGGTGTGGTGGAAAACAGGACTGGGAGAAGAGTTGAGAGATGGAAAGAATGAAAATAGAGAGATTGAAAATGTTGGTATAAGCTGGAGAGCCCAACATGCAGCCCGCGGTctgccaaatgcggcccgccggACAACGAGGCGCAAGAGATCTTCAGCAGTAACCGCAGCTCCAACCATGCTCCGGGAGTAGGCATAAAGAGGTCTCCATCAAAGGATGAGGCAAGGGTGACCGAGGGTGACATGAGGAAGGTCTGGTGAGGGTGAGAAGATATGGAGATGTCTGCAGAAGAGGGATGAGTGCAGCGCTTACTACTCCTTACCGTCGTTGTCAATGGTGAAGGGCACGTTGGGGGTGAGTATCTGGTAGAAGCAGACTTGGCTGTATTGGGGGGAACAGTCTTGGTCCCACGCCTGTACCCTCAGGACTTTCTCATACATTCGGCCCTCAGTAACCGATGCTCTGAACACCCGTTCACCAAATACGGGGGCAAATTCATTGACGTCATTCACACGCACGTGTACGGTGGCTCTACCAGGGAAATGTAAGAACAGGTCAGTTATGCTTACGGCCAAGACAGGTTGGTTGCCAGCGAGTTACAGAACCCTGAACAATTTTCAGCCATGGGCCAGATGAGGGATCTGAATCCTCTGTCCCTCGtccttccctgatgcccctctttcctcccctggtgcccctcttttctagctcagaatgtttgctgggtatgaggacatggcagggttctacagccctaaaagccccaagcAAGGATtggatttataaattaaacgggtaaataaaacccattaccGGACTCTTTCATACACATACGTGGTACATTTATACGCTCACTTGTGTGACTTCTTGCTGTTGCTGCCGTCGGGTCCCTCTCCGCAGTCATGCGCCTGAATAGTGAATGTGTGTTCTCTCTGTGCCTCGCAGTCCACGGGACCCTTGGCACGGATCAGACCCTCCCCGGTAGTCCGATCCACGACCACCGCCTCAAATGGCGTCCCGGAGCCGTGGATTCTGAAGCCGCAGATCTCACCTGGGACACGGGAAACGTTAATGTATCGTATGCACACCCAGCGCCACCTCCCCACGTCTGCCCTCAGATTCACGGTTATTCAAAGAAGCTTTTGATTAACTAATCTAGACTGTAATGCCCATttgtacagctctgtggaatatgatggcgctatataattggacctggcactttaaggccagcggctgatAACTGACATGCTTGTGGCCACCTGCTGGATACTCGTAGCCACCTGCTGGATACTCGTGGTCACAGCTTCACACCTGATGGACCTTTTGGTCTAGCCGGGCAGCTCTTTACATGTCATCAGTCCTGACTTCTCACATCCAGGGTGACGACACTACTTCAGCTCACCCCAAACGCCGCTCCATAATCACCCCCCTATCCACAACCTCTGTTCCATATACCCCTCTCTTCTACATACACCATTGGGGTCCCATTCCCCAGTCCACACACACCCCAGCCCCCCATTACCTGCGTATCTCAGGGGAGAGTCTTTATCCAGAGCAAACAGGGGAGGATTAAG comes from Spea bombifrons isolate aSpeBom1 chromosome 11, aSpeBom1.2.pri, whole genome shotgun sequence and encodes:
- the CLSTN3 gene encoding calsyntenin-3, giving the protein MIPGELSVALLVISALLHSATSTKGNKHKPWMEAQYQGIIMENDNTVLLNPPLFALDKDSPLRYAGEICGFRIHGSGTPFEAVVVDRTTGEGLIRAKGPVDCEAQREHTFTIQAHDCGEGPDGSNSKKSHKATVHVRVNDVNEFAPVFGERVFRASVTEGRMYEKVLRVQAWDQDCSPQYSQVCFYQILTPNVPFTIDNDGYIKNTQPLQASGERLIRFTVTAYDCGKKRAVEDAEVEIQVKPTCKPSWKGWNKRIEYVPGTGSLALFPSIHLETCEEPVWSVQATVEIQTSHIAKGCDRDNYSEKSLRKLCGAVPGDVDLLPPSSPAFNWTHGIPVQETQDSSLVFWFNGSQAVEVPPGRLPAGGGAADHLTISFWLKHAGGGGGKAGKEEEVLLCNTVKNEGSFSHYTLAVHGCRISFLYWSLLDSARPVKFLWKLEQVCDVEWHHYALSLEFPTVSLYVDGVTYDPALIHDNGALTPPRRQAQLMIGGCWADEKTSGKVNGNETSKGPGSAYGRFLRGYVSGLALRPGPVDSREVIECLYSCKEGLQYTDFDSLGRGMKVHVNPAQSQLTLEGDDPLTFSRALQHVEYLNSLQFPTPGVRPLKLHTTVRCLSDEGCLSVPDLEGYLVVLQPDAPQVVLSGSPRSAHPISDFQGSLGVPVFPDLRITCSVSHSLTPSKIERAPRADVQSPDGIECSLERCEVGVVGEDLNLQYESLSLDVSSAWQRGLETENNSRSFKITGVQNVAVYEDILRSIAYRTADRAALYARRFHVSCSEMNGRYVSNQLYTELDVLHGIHAVSPSHLQSAQQFVHNVHQAPVALSSHTLTNPNRSSVFPGVAMVIIVVCVGFLALIVTLGLSRIHNARQRDGIEGAELEASNQRDPFWEDSAMTITVNPMDTVQSRSLASAQRSAAPDQKHLDEESR